The genomic DNA TATTTCAATTTGTAAATAGTTTTTTATTCATGTATGTGGAACTGCCAAATAAACTTCTCTGCACAGATATTACACAGTTGCAAAGTGCTGTACTTTAGAACATATGTTGCAACCTATATTATCTAAGCCAGCTACTTAAGAGGTATTGGACATGGAATAATAGTTCCCACCCACCCGCTTTAAACCTTTGAGAACAGCAGTGTAGTACATATGCTAtatatcagccccaaccagtaatTTATTTAGTATTTCTGGATACTTCCCCAAACACCATTTACCACCTGGTACTTTTACATTTCATGGTAAGCTGGTTTTCTTGGGTTTATTTGTTAAGTGATTCTTTTACCTGTTCTTGGTAGGCTAGAAGTGCTAGCATTAACTTGGCATAGTTTTGCGGCCAGCTAAACCATTCCATCTTAGCCAGGGACTCCAGACTTGTACGTAGCTTTTGGCCACCTACTTCATTAAATAACTTGAGATAAGGGATGTTGTTGCAGCAGACAACAGTCATAAGGTAGCAAACCCAGAGCTTCATAGTGATTATATCTAGAGGGTCATCATCTTCAGGGTCTTCATCTTCATCCAGATAAGCAAGGAGAATTTCCATAAGATGTCTGTCTTTGGCTTCATTTTGGTTTAAGTAGCTTAGGTAGCAAATGCCACACAACCCTTTTAATACATAGGTCCTCACTTCCCCAGAAGTATCTGGCATAAGCAAAATATTGATCATATCCTGAATGTATTCTGATG from Lacerta agilis isolate rLacAgi1 chromosome 7, rLacAgi1.pri, whole genome shotgun sequence includes the following:
- the ARMH2 gene encoding armadillo-like helical domain-containing protein 2, producing MGSKFSRIAAWYNKYIKHEREPAIKLIDPVFHHHKIKTYGFELRDSELPLEDRAIAAFYIGLLTYTGGVNAALLASEYIQDMINILLMPDTSGEVRTYVLKGLCGICYLSYLNQNEAKDRHLMEILLAYLDEDEDPEDDDPLDIITMKLWVCYLMTVVCCNNIPYLKLFNEVGGQKLRTSLESLAKMEWFSWPQNYAKLMLALLAYQEQVKESLNK